The following proteins are encoded in a genomic region of Methanoculleus bourgensis MS2:
- a CDS encoding type IV pilin N-terminal domain-containing protein: MPNDTAASDLIGVMALIAVFVTAAAIVGVALLSSTMGDAAPAMLARSVTDENGSIFIYHDGGDPLERGHFKILVDGEPKHFTLIDGAGHECETWTSWKTGQALVLSNDVPENPHIQIVAEGSGSWLLHDLGNGTAV, encoded by the coding sequence ATGCCCAACGACACCGCCGCCTCCGATCTCATCGGCGTCATGGCCCTCATCGCCGTCTTCGTGACAGCGGCGGCGATCGTCGGGGTGGCGCTCCTCTCCAGCACGATGGGCGATGCAGCGCCCGCGATGCTCGCCCGCAGTGTGACTGATGAGAACGGAAGCATCTTCATCTACCACGACGGCGGCGACCCCCTCGAACGCGGGCACTTCAAGATCCTCGTCGACGGCGAGCCGAAACATTTCACCCTCATCGACGGCGCAGGGCACGAGTGCGAAACCTGGACGTCGTGGAAGACCGGGCAGGCCCTCGTCCTCAGCAATGATGTGCCTGAGAATCCCCATATCCAGATCGTTGCAGAGGGCAGCGGCAGCTGGCTCCTCCACGATCTTGGGAACGGCACTGCAGTATAA
- a CDS encoding DUF2073 domain-containing protein: MIQGVQIDLISAERLDRLTAMEKIRLILDDVMEGNIVVLEKGLAPDEQSKLIEITMREITPDGFSGIEMETYPVRDAPDGFLARLFGGKRSETRLTVIGPANQLKTIKKEKDLISAWVSSR, translated from the coding sequence ATGATACAGGGTGTACAGATAGACCTTATTTCGGCAGAGCGCCTTGACCGGCTCACTGCGATGGAGAAGATCCGCCTGATCCTCGACGATGTCATGGAGGGGAACATTGTCGTCCTGGAGAAGGGTCTTGCGCCTGATGAGCAGAGCAAGCTCATTGAAATTACGATGCGGGAGATCACGCCAGACGGGTTCTCGGGTATCGAGATGGAGACGTATCCTGTCAGGGATGCCCCGGACGGTTTTCTGGCGAGACTCTTCGGCGGGAAGCGCTCTGAGACACGGCTGACCGTGATCGGGCCGGCCAACCAGCTCAAGACCATCAAGAAAGAGAAGGATCTCATCAGTGCATGGGTTTCCTCCAGGTGA
- a CDS encoding type IV pilin, with translation MTRYPGEEGVSEVIGVVLLVGVTVLAVAVMAALFLSGPQPDEIPHATIVAGNKSGSLTLAHEGGDPLREGEYRIYIENESGFVDGTGSFSKPEDGVWSIGGALVYNGTEKPERVVVTAISGGGETILAEPEFRGGGTAGFSPDPVEPGTVSDGGGNGSEETPISIVIPGIGTTMKFVKIGGDCRSFVSANVTNVSVTRVDFLLYGYATDSSKHYDDHQKNVTWVPGNGTYEARLGGIPPGQICDGDTVVVVAIAFNETNFVVGCDARTVKIERTN, from the coding sequence ATGACACGATACCCTGGTGAAGAAGGAGTCTCCGAGGTGATCGGGGTTGTACTCCTGGTCGGCGTGACCGTCCTCGCCGTGGCGGTCATGGCGGCGCTCTTCCTCTCCGGCCCCCAGCCGGACGAGATCCCTCATGCAACCATCGTCGCGGGGAATAAGAGCGGCAGCCTCACCCTCGCCCACGAGGGAGGGGACCCCCTGAGGGAGGGGGAGTACCGGATCTATATCGAGAACGAAAGCGGGTTTGTGGATGGGACCGGGAGTTTCAGCAAACCTGAAGACGGCGTCTGGTCGATCGGGGGAGCGCTCGTCTATAACGGCACAGAGAAGCCGGAGAGAGTGGTCGTGACCGCGATCTCGGGGGGCGGTGAGACGATCCTTGCAGAACCGGAGTTCAGGGGAGGAGGGACGGCGGGGTTCTCCCCGGACCCGGTGGAGCCAGGGACGGTGTCAGACGGAGGGGGTAACGGGTCGGAAGAGACGCCCATCAGCATTGTTATCCCTGGAATCGGGACTACAATGAAGTTTGTTAAGATAGGTGGTGATTGTCGGTCTTTTGTGTCGGCGAATGTAACTAACGTTAGCGTCACGCGGGTGGACTTCTTGCTGTATGGTTATGCTACTGATTCCTCGAAGCACTATGATGATCACCAGAAAAACGTGACATGGGTTCCCGGGAACGGCACATATGAAGCAAGATTAGGTGGTATTCCACCAGGCCAAATCTGCGATGGGGATACCGTCGTCGTCGTTGCAATTGCCTTTAATGAAACAAATTTCGTCGTAGGTTGTGATGCTCGAACAGTAAAAATTGAGCGGACAAATTAG
- a CDS encoding undecaprenyl diphosphate synthase family protein, producing the protein MIYRLYERRLLADLHTLPEQICFMITEQDILDAPGNLSLAVQWCRELGIGSVMFHISTDDPARLERCLPLIRTVASIARLTLHYGDESEVSGEGMEVTVAIGKSGREEIADCVRRIAEDGVDPASVDEGLLESYLTFKYEPDLVIKTGGDHLTDFLIWQSVYSELFFLDVNWALLRKVDFLRALRDFQSRARRFGK; encoded by the coding sequence GTGATCTACCGGCTCTACGAGAGGAGACTCCTCGCGGACCTCCACACGCTCCCGGAACAGATCTGCTTCATGATCACCGAGCAGGATATACTCGACGCCCCGGGCAACCTCTCCCTCGCCGTCCAGTGGTGCCGCGAACTCGGGATCGGAAGTGTCATGTTTCATATCAGCACCGACGATCCGGCAAGGCTCGAACGCTGTCTTCCGCTGATCCGCACGGTTGCCTCGATCGCACGCCTGACCCTGCACTACGGGGATGAGAGTGAGGTCAGCGGGGAAGGTATGGAGGTGACGGTGGCGATCGGGAAGAGCGGCCGGGAGGAGATCGCTGACTGCGTGAGAAGGATTGCCGAAGACGGGGTGGACCCGGCATCGGTTGACGAGGGGCTGCTGGAATCATACCTCACCTTCAAGTACGAGCCTGACCTTGTCATCAAGACCGGCGGGGACCACCTGACCGACTTTCTCATCTGGCAGTCGGTCTACTCAGAACTCTTCTTCCTTGATGTGAACTGGGCGCTGCTCAGAAAAGTGGATTTTCTCAGGGCACTCCGGGATTTCCAGTCCCGGGCAAGACGTTTTGGGAAGTGA
- a CDS encoding metal-dependent transcriptional regulator encodes MLPSTFEDYLEAILTITENGRQQATSQEIAAALGTGRAAAGETIASLVEEGYLEQAPGDAVRLTGKGRTVASKVARKHRVLQCFLTEALGIEEDAANREACTLEHGISDETIDRLSSYMDGAQPPPGRLGRCWGRDACTLLDCKEGDTVRVAMLRGPRRNRRLLDLGIFPGEVVQIRRKLPNQSVVVRVKGCDIAISPEIAASIIVESCP; translated from the coding sequence ATGCTTCCCTCCACATTTGAGGATTACCTCGAAGCAATCCTCACAATAACAGAAAACGGCAGGCAACAGGCGACGTCGCAGGAGATAGCGGCGGCGCTCGGCACCGGGAGGGCAGCCGCCGGGGAAACCATCGCCTCCCTGGTCGAGGAAGGATACCTGGAGCAGGCGCCGGGCGACGCGGTCAGATTGACCGGGAAGGGGAGGACGGTTGCATCGAAGGTGGCCCGGAAACACCGTGTCCTCCAGTGCTTCCTGACCGAGGCGCTCGGCATCGAGGAGGACGCAGCAAACCGGGAAGCCTGCACGCTTGAGCACGGTATCTCTGATGAGACCATCGACCGCCTCTCCTCCTACATGGACGGCGCCCAGCCCCCTCCGGGACGTCTTGGGCGCTGCTGGGGGCGGGACGCCTGCACGCTGCTCGACTGCAAGGAAGGAGACACCGTCCGTGTGGCGATGCTTCGGGGGCCCCGGCGGAACCGAAGGCTGCTTGACCTCGGCATCTTCCCCGGCGAGGTCGTGCAGATCCGGCGAAAACTCCCGAACCAGTCGGTCGTCGTCAGGGTAAAAGGGTGCGACATCGCCATCAGCCCCGAGATCGCTGCATCGATCATCGTGGAGTCGTGTCCATGA
- a CDS encoding DUF7289 family protein → MLLPLRDDALSEVVGFVLILGVIVVALSLYQVYGVPAAGRENEIAHMNQVKDRFVDYKISLDSLWVNNRSGVLLSTAFDLGTGAAATGGGAFALPILSPAGSGGTVSVTEGGANLTVTAQNGEEISTPIQDLPLGNLTYRSSNNYWVDQTWTYQMGAVFLSQDGGATVRVGPSIAVARAGENTTLTIAPIRLEGSDMIAGSGPVRVETRMRWGNSSSVEAYDRVNLTIEADNPMTARAWERAFGEVRQRAMDENVTWLPKPELLDGNKARLTIRPEAAGDRKVILTVYQANYTVTIHNAASLVE, encoded by the coding sequence ATGCTACTTCCCCTGCGTGATGACGCCCTCTCGGAGGTCGTCGGTTTTGTGCTGATTCTTGGCGTGATCGTTGTAGCACTCTCGCTCTACCAGGTCTACGGGGTCCCGGCGGCGGGAAGGGAGAATGAGATTGCGCATATGAACCAGGTGAAGGACCGGTTCGTGGATTATAAGATCAGCCTGGATTCGCTGTGGGTGAATAACCGGAGTGGGGTGCTCCTCTCGACGGCCTTCGACCTTGGGACGGGTGCTGCGGCGACGGGGGGCGGGGCTTTTGCGCTCCCCATCCTCTCCCCCGCGGGGTCGGGGGGGACGGTCTCGGTGACGGAGGGCGGGGCTAACCTCACCGTCACTGCACAGAATGGTGAAGAGATCTCTACCCCCATACAGGATCTTCCCCTCGGCAACCTCACTTACCGGTCCTCGAACAACTACTGGGTAGACCAGACCTGGACCTACCAGATGGGCGCGGTCTTCCTCTCCCAGGATGGGGGGGCGACGGTGCGGGTCGGGCCGTCGATTGCGGTGGCGCGTGCCGGGGAGAACACCACCCTCACCATAGCACCGATCCGGCTCGAGGGCTCGGACATGATCGCGGGCTCGGGGCCGGTGCGGGTCGAGACCCGGATGCGATGGGGCAATTCGTCTTCCGTTGAGGCCTATGACCGGGTGAACCTGACCATCGAGGCCGACAATCCAATGACGGCCAGGGCCTGGGAGAGGGCGTTTGGGGAAGTGCGGCAGAGAGCGATGGATGAGAATGTCACCTGGCTGCCCAAGCCCGAGTTGTTGGACGGGAACAAGGCCCGGCTCACCATCCGGCCAGAGGCGGCAGGCGACAGGAAGGTAATCCTCACCGTGTACCAGGCGAACTACACGGTGACGATCCACAACGCCGCATCCCTGGTGGAGTGA
- the feoB gene encoding ferrous iron transport protein B, which produces MRLALVGNPSVGKSLIFNQLTGLGVEVSNYPGTTVELQRGNTCFQREMIELVDLPGIYSLEGDSDEESLVRRYLDQHETDAIIAVVNVTRLERNLYLLLQVAEYGLPMVVVLNMADEAIQQGLEIDPGPLRDLLGVDVILTAASQGKNIDRIIPAARAATRPSKVEVPYDHHVEAAIRSLGKMFGADRKESIQALQGFGDSPDLLEAARMIVDEIESRHRMTAAQIIAANRHNFARQLADLTIKEETPLPRADLDSILTRVIPGIPILIGILVGMLLLVFIAGSFLEELIVEFFEVFALQPFIALGLPPLAEALGTSILLALQAGLGIAFPYVFLFYIIISILEDSGYMTRAAFLADNAMHRVGMHGGAVIPLTLAFGCNVPAIMSVRLLHSRRERIIASFLVTMVPCSARTVIIAGIVASFVGIGAAFSVYAIVFVLILLTGLVLSRVTPGEQFGMIMEMVPLRRPDPKLVMKKAWSRLSEFLFIAMPLLLVGSVVLGLLEFFGVMTVFEGLVEPYTMALLGLPGYSATALIFGILRKEMAFETLAILAGTANLGAVLTSLQLYIFAVVTVLFVPCLATITVLLREVGSRITLAVTIYTVSLGLLIGGLIYRLLA; this is translated from the coding sequence ATGAGGCTTGCGCTGGTCGGAAACCCCAGCGTGGGCAAATCCCTGATCTTCAACCAGCTCACCGGCCTTGGTGTGGAGGTGAGCAACTACCCCGGGACCACCGTTGAACTGCAGCGCGGCAACACCTGCTTCCAGCGCGAGATGATCGAGCTCGTGGACCTTCCCGGTATCTACTCGCTCGAAGGCGACTCAGACGAAGAATCCCTGGTCCGCCGGTATCTGGACCAGCACGAGACCGATGCGATCATCGCGGTGGTCAACGTCACGCGCCTCGAACGCAACCTCTACCTCCTCCTCCAGGTAGCCGAGTATGGCCTTCCTATGGTCGTCGTGCTGAACATGGCCGACGAAGCCATACAACAGGGACTCGAGATCGACCCCGGCCCGCTCCGCGACCTCCTCGGTGTCGACGTTATCCTGACGGCTGCGTCGCAGGGAAAGAACATCGACCGGATCATCCCGGCGGCAAGGGCCGCCACCCGGCCGTCAAAGGTGGAGGTTCCCTACGACCACCACGTGGAAGCCGCTATCCGGAGCCTCGGGAAGATGTTCGGGGCCGACCGGAAGGAGAGTATCCAGGCACTCCAGGGGTTTGGCGATAGCCCGGATCTCCTCGAGGCGGCACGCATGATCGTCGACGAGATCGAGTCCCGGCACCGGATGACGGCCGCCCAGATCATCGCCGCCAACCGGCACAACTTCGCCCGCCAGCTCGCCGACCTCACCATCAAAGAGGAGACGCCGCTCCCCCGGGCCGACCTGGACAGCATCCTGACGCGGGTGATCCCTGGAATCCCGATCCTCATCGGGATCCTGGTGGGAATGCTCCTCCTGGTCTTCATCGCGGGATCGTTCCTCGAAGAACTGATCGTCGAGTTCTTCGAGGTCTTTGCGCTCCAGCCGTTCATTGCCCTCGGGCTGCCGCCGCTGGCAGAGGCCCTGGGAACATCCATCCTGCTCGCGCTCCAGGCTGGCCTTGGGATAGCGTTCCCGTACGTCTTCCTCTTCTACATCATCATCTCCATCCTCGAGGATTCCGGGTACATGACCCGGGCTGCCTTCCTCGCCGACAACGCCATGCACCGGGTCGGGATGCATGGCGGTGCGGTCATCCCCCTCACCCTGGCGTTCGGGTGCAACGTCCCGGCGATCATGAGCGTCCGGCTCCTGCACTCCCGGCGCGAACGCATCATCGCCTCGTTCCTGGTCACAATGGTCCCCTGCTCGGCACGGACCGTCATCATCGCCGGGATAGTAGCCAGTTTCGTCGGCATCGGGGCGGCGTTCAGCGTATACGCCATCGTCTTTGTCCTGATCCTCCTCACGGGGCTCGTCCTCTCCCGCGTAACACCCGGGGAGCAGTTCGGGATGATCATGGAGATGGTCCCGCTCCGACGGCCCGATCCAAAACTGGTGATGAAGAAGGCATGGTCCCGCCTCTCTGAGTTCCTCTTCATCGCCATGCCCCTCCTCCTCGTGGGAAGCGTCGTCCTCGGTCTGCTCGAGTTCTTTGGTGTCATGACCGTATTTGAGGGCCTGGTCGAGCCCTATACCATGGCCCTCCTCGGCCTCCCTGGTTACTCGGCGACAGCGCTCATATTCGGGATTCTCAGAAAAGAGATGGCGTTTGAGACCCTTGCGATCCTCGCCGGCACGGCAAACCTCGGGGCGGTGCTCACGTCCCTCCAACTCTACATATTTGCCGTCGTGACTGTCCTCTTCGTCCCCTGCCTTGCGACCATCACGGTCCTCTTACGTGAGGTCGGCTCACGGATCACGCTCGCGGTCACGATCTACACCGTCTCCCTCGGACTCCTTATCGGAGGCCTTATCTATCGTCTCCTGGCATAG
- a CDS encoding KamA family radical SAM protein — protein MNPTYISSLDTVSGISPEERARLARVTDLFAFRSNDYYLSLIDWDDPKDPIRRLIIPTLEELEPWGRLDPSSEHLYTRAPGLQHKYRETALLLVSDLCGGLCRYCFRKRLFIDDAREVNRDISGGLAYIREHPEITNVLLTGGDPLILDTARLREILARLRGIEHVRIIRIGTKMPAYNPYRIINDPGLLDAVREYSLGEKSIYIMVQFNHPRELTEAACRAVALLQDAGAVIMNQTPLIRGINDDPAVLSRLLGRLSFIGVNPYYVFQCRPTTGNRPFAVPVEESYRIFERARATCSGLSKQARFVMSHATGKIEVVGMTDEYTFFKYNQAADPDDIGRFMVYRGNPEAYWFDDYTDLVDEGRIWKSGRVDGDPGGRGVQVKTEESPVVL, from the coding sequence ATGAATCCGACGTATATATCATCACTCGATACGGTTTCCGGGATCAGTCCGGAGGAGCGTGCCCGCCTCGCGCGGGTGACCGATCTCTTTGCGTTCCGGTCAAATGACTATTATCTCTCGTTGATAGACTGGGATGATCCGAAAGATCCTATCAGGCGGCTGATCATACCGACCCTTGAGGAGCTTGAGCCCTGGGGGCGTCTGGACCCATCGTCGGAGCACCTGTATACCCGGGCGCCGGGGCTGCAGCATAAGTACCGGGAGACGGCTCTCCTGCTGGTGAGTGATCTCTGCGGCGGTCTCTGCCGGTACTGTTTCCGCAAACGTCTCTTCATTGACGACGCCCGTGAGGTGAACAGGGATATCTCGGGGGGGCTTGCCTACATCAGGGAGCACCCCGAGATCACGAACGTCCTGCTCACCGGTGGCGATCCCCTGATCCTCGATACCGCCCGTCTGCGGGAGATCCTTGCCCGTCTCCGGGGGATTGAGCACGTCAGGATCATCAGGATCGGGACGAAGATGCCAGCATATAATCCCTACCGGATCATTAACGATCCCGGCCTGCTTGACGCAGTCAGGGAGTACAGCCTTGGCGAGAAGAGTATCTACATCATGGTGCAGTTCAACCATCCCCGTGAGCTGACCGAGGCTGCGTGCCGGGCGGTGGCGCTCCTGCAGGATGCCGGGGCGGTTATCATGAACCAGACGCCCCTGATCCGGGGTATCAACGATGACCCTGCGGTGTTATCGAGGCTTCTTGGGCGGCTCTCGTTCATCGGGGTCAACCCCTACTATGTCTTCCAGTGCCGGCCCACGACCGGGAACCGGCCGTTTGCGGTGCCGGTGGAGGAGTCGTACCGGATATTTGAGCGGGCGCGGGCGACCTGCTCGGGGCTCTCCAAGCAGGCGCGGTTTGTTATGTCCCATGCTACCGGGAAGATCGAGGTGGTGGGGATGACTGATGAGTACACCTTCTTTAAGTACAACCAGGCGGCGGACCCGGATGATATCGGGCGGTTTATGGTCTACAGGGGTAACCCGGAGGCCTACTGGTTCGATGACTACACGGATCTCGTGGATGAGGGGCGGATCTGGAAGTCAGGGCGGGTCGATGGGGATCCCGGCGGGCGCGGGGTGCAGGTCAAGACTGAGGAGAGTCCGGTGGTGTTGTAG
- the uppS gene encoding polyprenyl diphosphate synthase: MLRSAIERLYARYLLWQVKHIPRHVAVIQDGNRRFARDQGLDTAIGHRLGADTTEQVLDWACELGVRHITLYTFSTENFRRERSELTSLFALFQEKFAAILTDERVHKNHIRVQMIGDRSLLPDDLLATIDAAEKATLHYADYYINIALAYGGRNEIVHAARSILDEVKAGLIDPATINPMTVESHLNRGAPIPPVDLIIRTGNDCRTSNFLPWLANGHESAVYFCAPYWPAFRKIDLLRAIRVYDQRMRLQERM, from the coding sequence ATGCTCCGGTCCGCGATTGAGCGTCTCTATGCTCGCTACCTCCTGTGGCAGGTAAAACACATCCCGCGGCACGTCGCGGTGATCCAGGATGGGAACCGCCGGTTTGCCAGGGACCAGGGGCTTGATACAGCGATCGGGCACCGGCTTGGGGCTGATACAACGGAGCAGGTTCTCGACTGGGCATGCGAACTCGGTGTGCGGCACATCACGCTCTACACCTTCTCCACCGAGAACTTCCGGAGGGAGAGGAGTGAACTAACATCGTTGTTTGCGCTCTTTCAGGAGAAATTTGCCGCGATCCTGACCGACGAGCGTGTGCATAAAAACCATATCAGGGTGCAGATGATCGGGGACCGGTCCCTCCTGCCCGACGACCTTCTTGCGACCATCGACGCGGCAGAGAAGGCAACGTTGCACTACGCTGATTACTACATCAACATCGCGCTTGCCTACGGAGGCCGGAACGAGATCGTGCATGCCGCCCGGTCGATCCTGGACGAGGTGAAAGCCGGGCTCATCGATCCCGCGACCATCAACCCCATGACCGTCGAGAGCCACCTCAACCGGGGAGCGCCTATTCCCCCTGTCGACCTGATCATCCGCACCGGCAACGACTGCCGGACCTCCAACTTCCTCCCCTGGCTCGCAAACGGCCACGAGTCTGCTGTCTACTTCTGTGCCCCGTACTGGCCGGCCTTCCGGAAGATCGATCTCCTGCGGGCGATTCGCGTCTATGACCAGCGCATGCGCCTGCAGGAACGTATGTAA
- a CDS encoding radical SAM protein, with amino-acid sequence MTQESGVAPREPFLSPGCVLCHQGAKMVLFVTGRCHRTCWYCPLSRERKGLDVVFANDRRVTSPSDIIREAENMSALGTGVTGGEPLLVLDRVVEYCTLLKEHFGPDHQIHLYTGLAPDESMLGRLQGLVDEIRLHPPHESWPRILETNYARSAALARRMGFTIGIEVPSLPGLGALAAALPLLDFLNINELEWGETCAAAMRERGLEPEDGLHNAVKGARQWVEELPADPKVHLCSSVFKDSVQLRERLKRIAANTARPFEEVTDDGTVVYGVLEPAGSLDGFLDGLDGDDYEICEGRVETAWWVLADHAALVPGRKYVVERYPNGGMVVEVTPL; translated from the coding sequence ATGACACAGGAGTCGGGAGTGGCTCCCCGGGAACCGTTCCTGAGCCCGGGATGCGTCCTCTGCCACCAGGGAGCAAAGATGGTCCTCTTCGTGACCGGACGGTGTCACCGCACCTGCTGGTACTGCCCGCTCTCGCGTGAGAGGAAGGGCCTGGATGTGGTGTTTGCAAATGACCGGAGAGTCACATCGCCCTCCGATATCATCAGGGAGGCTGAGAACATGAGTGCTCTCGGCACCGGGGTCACCGGCGGCGAACCGCTGCTCGTCCTCGACCGGGTGGTGGAGTACTGCACCCTCCTCAAGGAGCACTTCGGTCCCGACCATCAGATTCACCTCTACACCGGCCTTGCACCGGACGAGTCCATGCTCGGACGCCTGCAGGGGCTGGTCGACGAGATAAGGCTGCATCCTCCCCACGAATCCTGGCCGCGCATCCTCGAGACCAACTACGCCCGCTCCGCCGCCCTCGCTCGCCGGATGGGCTTTACGATCGGCATCGAGGTCCCGTCGCTCCCCGGGCTCGGGGCTCTCGCCGCCGCGCTGCCGCTCCTCGACTTCTTGAACATCAACGAACTGGAGTGGGGGGAGACCTGCGCCGCCGCCATGCGCGAACGCGGGCTCGAGCCGGAGGACGGGCTGCATAATGCGGTGAAGGGTGCCCGCCAGTGGGTGGAAGAACTCCCTGCCGACCCGAAGGTGCACCTCTGTTCGTCGGTCTTCAAGGACTCGGTCCAGCTGCGGGAACGGTTAAAGCGGATCGCTGCCAATACTGCCCGTCCGTTTGAAGAGGTGACGGATGACGGGACTGTTGTCTATGGCGTTCTCGAACCGGCGGGCTCTCTCGACGGGTTCCTGGACGGTCTTGATGGGGACGACTATGAGATCTGTGAAGGAAGGGTCGAGACTGCGTGGTGGGTCCTCGCCGACCACGCTGCCCTGGTGCCGGGCAGGAAGTATGTCGTCGAGCGCTACCCGAACGGAGGGATGGTGGTGGAGGTGACACCGCTCTGA
- a CDS encoding helix-hairpin-helix domain-containing protein has translation MIMKGPERQVTNRDVAEQLALMGRLLEVAGADQHRAGAYARAARQVERLSIPVAGLDEEALTRIPGIGVRIAAQIQEIAGTGSFRELDDLQATIPGSVIDLLDVSGVGPRTLHTLWKKLGIQTIDDLEAAVKGRRIRGLRGFGAKKEEAIGRGIRRYRERSNRMTRPQADAVLGSVAALFPDGQYAVAGSYRRGASTVGKIDIVTTADRAALMDHLLAGPGEDKEEVSLSISGARVNVRFTDPDQYGTALLCATGSGAFLARLAAVAQEQGYRLEPGGLVESTSGRLQAFGSEEEVFGFLGMETVPPELREDRGEVELALSRALPDLVELRDLRGDLHAHTIQSDGRQSLEDVAAAGDAMGYEYIAITDHSSRVSLEALAKQQAGIERVNRRHTCQLLAGSEVDIRSDGSLGYPNGVLADLDLVIASVHSGFDQDQDVLTRRVLNAMENEHVDIIGHPTGRLLGRRPPYAIDLARVIDHAAATGTALEINASPYRLDLEDIYIWHAKKKGVKLAAGTDAHRVGEFSNICYGIMMARRGWCTPDDLANTLSLPELLEWRS, from the coding sequence ATGATCATGAAGGGGCCGGAGAGGCAGGTCACGAACAGGGACGTGGCCGAACAGCTCGCGCTCATGGGCCGGTTGCTTGAGGTCGCGGGTGCCGACCAACACCGGGCCGGGGCGTATGCCCGGGCGGCACGGCAGGTTGAGCGGCTTTCCATCCCGGTCGCCGGGCTCGATGAGGAGGCGCTCACCCGCATCCCGGGCATCGGGGTCCGGATAGCCGCGCAGATCCAGGAGATCGCCGGGACCGGGTCGTTCCGGGAACTCGATGACCTGCAGGCCACGATACCGGGATCGGTCATCGACCTCCTCGATGTCAGCGGGGTGGGGCCCCGGACGCTGCATACCCTCTGGAAGAAGCTTGGTATCCAGACGATAGACGACCTGGAGGCGGCGGTGAAGGGGCGCCGGATCAGGGGTCTTCGGGGGTTCGGCGCGAAGAAGGAGGAGGCGATAGGAAGGGGGATCAGGCGGTACCGCGAGAGGTCGAACCGGATGACCCGCCCACAGGCCGACGCCGTGCTCGGGAGCGTGGCGGCGCTCTTTCCGGACGGGCAATATGCGGTTGCCGGGAGTTACCGCCGGGGCGCAAGCACCGTCGGGAAGATCGATATCGTCACCACCGCGGACCGGGCTGCCCTCATGGACCACCTTCTGGCCGGCCCCGGCGAGGACAAGGAGGAGGTCTCACTCTCTATAAGCGGTGCCCGGGTGAACGTCAGGTTCACCGACCCGGACCAGTACGGCACCGCGCTCCTCTGCGCCACCGGTTCCGGGGCGTTTTTAGCCAGGCTCGCCGCTGTGGCGCAGGAACAGGGGTACCGGCTGGAGCCGGGCGGCCTCGTCGAGTCTACGAGCGGCCGCCTGCAGGCATTCGGGAGCGAAGAGGAGGTCTTCGGGTTCCTCGGCATGGAAACCGTCCCACCGGAGTTGCGCGAGGACCGGGGCGAGGTCGAACTCGCCCTCAGCCGCGCCCTCCCCGACCTCGTCGAACTTCGCGACCTGCGGGGAGACCTCCATGCGCACACGATCCAGAGCGATGGCCGCCAGTCGCTTGAGGATGTGGCGGCGGCAGGGGATGCCATGGGCTACGAGTATATCGCGATCACCGACCACTCCTCGCGGGTGAGCCTGGAAGCACTCGCAAAGCAGCAGGCCGGGATCGAGCGAGTCAACCGGCGGCATACCTGCCAGCTCCTCGCCGGGAGTGAAGTGGATATCAGGAGCGACGGCAGCCTTGGGTACCCAAATGGGGTCCTTGCAGACCTCGACCTGGTGATAGCCTCGGTCCACTCGGGGTTCGACCAGGACCAGGACGTCCTGACCCGGCGCGTCCTCAATGCGATGGAGAACGAGCATGTCGATATCATCGGCCATCCCACCGGACGTCTCCTCGGCCGGAGGCCGCCGTATGCGATCGACCTTGCGCGGGTGATCGACCATGCAGCCGCAACAGGGACCGCGCTTGAGATCAATGCGTCGCCCTACCGGCTGGATCTTGAGGATATTTATATCTGGCACGCGAAGAAGAAAGGAGTGAAACTGGCTGCAGGGACCGATGCCCACCGGGTGGGCGAATTTTCGAATATCTGCTACGGCATCATGATGGCGCGCCGGGGCTGGTGCACCCCGGACGATCTCGCAAATACCCTCTCTCTACCTGAGTTGCTGGAGTGGAGGTCGTGA
- a CDS encoding Zn-ribbon domain-containing protein — MPHKCTQCGREFEDGSTTILKGCPSCGGKKFLYIREAERHDDVLKEKSIDEIVRDTGEDVLEVRDERKREEIEVFERIESIRILAPGSYELNIEKLARSDEVVLGLEKEGRYMVDILSMARKKK; from the coding sequence ATGCCTCACAAATGTACGCAATGCGGCAGGGAGTTCGAAGACGGGTCGACGACGATACTGAAAGGGTGCCCGAGTTGCGGCGGGAAGAAGTTTCTCTACATCCGTGAGGCTGAGCGGCACGACGATGTGCTGAAAGAAAAATCGATCGATGAGATTGTCAGGGATACGGGGGAGGATGTGCTTGAGGTCCGTGATGAGCGAAAGAGAGAGGAGATCGAGGTCTTTGAACGGATCGAGAGCATCCGTATCCTTGCTCCTGGTTCGTATGAACTGAATATCGAGAAACTGGCCAGGTCTGATGAGGTCGTTCTCGGGCTGGAGAAGGAGGGGAGATACATGGTGGATATCCTCTCCATGGCCCGGAAGAAGAAGTGA